From Enhydrobacter sp., the proteins below share one genomic window:
- a CDS encoding membrane integrity-associated transporter subunit PqiC produces MIAAAFRRRSLLALPLAAPLALPLAGAGCGSSTDPSLYTLSVKPGPALTGGPKVVLLREIGLASYLDRREIVRSADDNKLAIARNDWWGEPLGSLLARVLVVGLSQRLPQSNIYNEGGAIAGDPNAVLAVNIQRLDVSGSTLELLAQAAIEFNRPRRSAARTFAISRPVTAATVAAQVAATGEAVAELTDGLAALLKS; encoded by the coding sequence ATGATTGCCGCCGCATTCCGTCGTCGCTCGCTGCTCGCCCTTCCTCTGGCCGCGCCGCTGGCTCTTCCGCTGGCGGGGGCCGGCTGCGGCTCGTCGACCGACCCCTCGCTCTACACGCTCTCGGTGAAGCCGGGGCCGGCCCTGACCGGCGGGCCGAAGGTCGTGCTGCTGCGCGAGATCGGCCTGGCGAGCTATCTCGACCGCCGCGAGATCGTGCGCTCGGCCGACGACAACAAGCTCGCCATCGCGCGCAACGACTGGTGGGGCGAGCCGCTCGGCAGCCTGCTGGCGCGCGTGCTGGTGGTCGGGCTGTCGCAGCGCCTGCCGCAGTCCAACATCTACAACGAGGGCGGCGCCATCGCCGGCGATCCCAATGCGGTACTGGCCGTCAACATCCAGAGGCTCGACGTCAGCGGCAGCACGCTCGAGCTGCTCGCCCAGGCGGCGATCGAGTTCAACCGGCCGAGGCGCTCGGCGGCCCGGACCTTCGCCATCTCCCGCCCGGTGACGGCGGCGACCGTCGCCGCCCAGGTCGCGGCGACCGGCGAGGCGGTGGCCGAACTGACCGACGGGCTGGCGGCGCTGCTGAAATCCTGA
- a CDS encoding MCE family protein, with product MSPSEPIPVPIAGVRQRRRIPLVWLVPAVTLLIALWLAWDTYSKRGPTITVAFEQADGLQAGQSQLKFKDVTMGTVKSIAVAPDFSKVLVRIETTREAEPLLTDKTIFWVVKPQLFAGSVSGLDTLLSGSYVGMMPSTEPGKSQREFVGKADPPILKTSTPGTVFILESRKLRSIGLGAPVFYRGIDVGTVLGWDLGDDKARHVAIHAFVRAPFDSFVHVDTMFWNASGMSVKMGANGLDVRMESVKALLLGGIAFEIKPRTTAPAAKAGHRFALHSSEEAARTAGYSFHLHLRSEFAGSVAGLEIGSDVTLHGLKVGEVTDVGLKFDAVAGRIVAPVSYRIDADRIGGVSAAQGITPGTIAAEMVKRGFRATLQAQSLISGQKVVAIEKIADAPPAVLSQDGDVFVMPSSEGGGFDSITRSANELLSKINRIDFEAIGNSVASLAKGLDQTVNGPEIKSILADAADTMRKLDEGATPALARLPEISLQLQQALTQINRLAASLNTGYGAESKLNRDVENLLRQLTDTVRSVRALSDLLTRHPEALIKGRGKD from the coding sequence ATGTCCCCGTCCGAACCGATACCCGTGCCGATCGCCGGCGTGCGCCAGCGGCGGCGCATTCCGCTGGTCTGGCTGGTGCCGGCCGTCACCCTGCTGATCGCGCTGTGGCTCGCCTGGGATACCTATTCCAAGCGCGGCCCGACCATCACCGTCGCCTTCGAGCAGGCCGACGGGCTGCAGGCCGGCCAGTCGCAGCTCAAGTTCAAGGACGTCACCATGGGCACGGTGAAGTCGATCGCCGTGGCGCCCGACTTCAGCAAGGTGCTGGTGCGCATCGAGACGACGCGCGAGGCCGAGCCGCTGCTCACCGACAAGACGATCTTCTGGGTGGTCAAGCCGCAGCTCTTCGCCGGCAGCGTCTCGGGCCTCGACACGCTGCTGTCGGGCTCCTACGTCGGCATGATGCCGAGCACCGAGCCCGGCAAGTCGCAGCGCGAGTTCGTCGGCAAGGCCGACCCGCCGATTCTCAAGACCTCGACGCCGGGCACGGTGTTCATCCTCGAGAGTCGCAAGCTGCGCTCGATCGGCCTCGGCGCGCCGGTGTTCTATCGCGGCATCGACGTCGGCACGGTGCTGGGCTGGGATCTCGGCGACGACAAGGCCCGCCACGTCGCCATCCATGCCTTCGTGCGCGCGCCGTTCGATTCGTTCGTGCATGTCGACACCATGTTCTGGAACGCCTCGGGCATGTCGGTGAAGATGGGCGCCAACGGCCTCGACGTGCGCATGGAATCGGTCAAGGCGCTGCTGCTGGGCGGCATCGCCTTCGAGATCAAGCCGCGCACCACGGCGCCGGCCGCCAAGGCGGGCCACCGCTTCGCGCTGCATTCGAGCGAGGAGGCGGCGCGCACCGCCGGCTACAGTTTCCATCTGCACCTGCGCTCGGAGTTCGCGGGCTCGGTGGCCGGCCTCGAGATCGGCTCGGACGTCACCCTGCACGGCCTCAAGGTCGGCGAGGTCACCGATGTCGGGCTGAAGTTCGACGCCGTGGCCGGCCGCATCGTGGCGCCGGTCAGCTACCGCATCGACGCCGACCGCATCGGCGGCGTCTCCGCCGCCCAGGGCATCACGCCCGGCACGATCGCCGCCGAGATGGTGAAGCGCGGCTTTCGCGCCACCCTGCAGGCGCAGAGCCTGATCAGCGGCCAGAAGGTGGTGGCGATCGAGAAGATCGCCGATGCGCCGCCGGCCGTGCTGTCGCAGGACGGCGACGTCTTCGTCATGCCGTCGTCGGAAGGCGGCGGCTTCGACAGCATCACGCGCTCGGCCAACGAGCTGCTGTCGAAGATCAACCGCATCGATTTCGAGGCCATCGGCAACAGCGTGGCGAGCCTCGCCAAGGGCCTCGACCAGACGGTCAACGGGCCCGAGATCAAGTCCATCCTGGCCGACGCCGCGGACACCATGCGCAAGCTCGACGAGGGCGCCACGCCGGCGCTGGCGCGGCTGCCCGAGATCTCGCTGCAGCTCCAGCAGGCGCTGACCCAGATCAACCGGCTGGCGGCGTCGCTCAACACCGGATACGGCGCCGAGTCCAAGCTCAACCGCGACGTCGAGAACCTGCTGCGCCAGCTCACCGACACGGTGCGCTCGGTGCGTGCCCTGTCGGATCTTCTCACCCGTCACCCCGAGGCCCTGATCAAGGGCCGTGGCAAGGACTGA
- a CDS encoding amino acid ABC transporter substrate-binding protein encodes MTRHTRLFVLAAALAWIAGLLPPAAAPALAASPTLDTVRKRGELVCGVNGLLPGFSAPNAAGKWEGFDVDYCRAVAAGVLGDANKVRYVALNADKRFDALVAGEIDVLIRNSTYTLQRSTGSRMRFAAVNFHDGQAFVIPKGRRMDRARQLAGQKICVTGATTHEANLAAWARLEGIAVETVVLPDQSAMYEAFYDGKCAAITQDMTAMASTIVRAGRGTLFQMLPDIISDEPLGPYVRSGDDGWLDVVRWTHYALVKAEELGIRSANVEQHRQQDGRLQARRLLGAEPGSGRALGLDDAWAFNAIRQVGNYDEIYARNVGPGSPLRFSRGLNSLTKECGRMFAPPM; translated from the coding sequence ATGACACGGCACACTCGTCTCTTTGTCCTCGCGGCGGCGCTGGCGTGGATCGCCGGCCTGCTGCCGCCCGCGGCCGCGCCCGCCCTTGCGGCGAGCCCGACGCTCGACACGGTGCGCAAGCGCGGCGAGCTGGTGTGCGGGGTCAACGGCCTGCTGCCGGGGTTCTCGGCGCCCAACGCGGCCGGGAAGTGGGAGGGCTTCGACGTCGACTATTGCCGCGCCGTCGCGGCGGGCGTACTGGGCGACGCCAACAAGGTGCGCTACGTGGCGCTCAACGCCGACAAGCGCTTCGACGCGCTGGTCGCCGGCGAGATCGACGTGCTGATCCGCAACTCGACCTACACGCTGCAGCGCTCGACCGGCAGCAGGATGCGCTTTGCCGCCGTCAACTTCCACGACGGCCAGGCCTTCGTCATTCCAAAGGGTCGCCGCATGGATCGCGCGCGCCAGCTCGCCGGCCAGAAGATCTGCGTCACCGGCGCCACCACGCACGAGGCCAACCTCGCGGCCTGGGCCAGGCTCGAGGGCATTGCGGTGGAGACCGTGGTTCTGCCCGACCAGAGCGCGATGTACGAGGCGTTCTACGACGGCAAGTGCGCCGCCATCACGCAGGACATGACGGCGATGGCCTCGACCATCGTGCGGGCCGGTCGCGGCACGCTGTTCCAGATGCTGCCCGACATCATCTCCGACGAGCCGCTGGGACCCTACGTGCGCTCGGGCGACGACGGCTGGCTCGACGTCGTGCGGTGGACGCACTACGCGCTGGTCAAGGCGGAGGAGCTCGGCATCCGTTCCGCCAACGTCGAGCAGCACCGCCAGCAGGACGGCAGGCTGCAGGCGCGGCGGCTGCTCGGCGCCGAACCCGGCAGCGGCCGCGCACTCGGGCTGGACGATGCCTGGGCGTTCAACGCCATCAGGCAGGTCGGCAACTACGACGAGATCTATGCCCGCAATGTCGGCCCCGGCTCGCCGCTGCGCTTCAGCCGCGGCCTCAACTCGCTCACCAAGGAATGCGGCCGCATGTTCGCACCACCGATGTAA
- the lpdA gene encoding dihydrolipoyl dehydrogenase, with protein MAEIAARVLVLGGGPGGYVTAIRAAQLGLDVVLVERGGRDGGLGGTCLNVGCIPSKAIIHAADAYARALEHAGDAPFGLRVGAPTMEFARTVEWKDGIVGRLTGGVGALLKRHKVKIVQGNGEMLDGKTCRVETDTGPQTVRAGHVVLATGSMPASLPALPFGGRVMSSTEALSLQEVPGRLVVIGAGYIGLELGTAFAKLGSKVTVIEAEERILPAYDAELSRPVLRRLQALGVEVLTQARASGLSDAGDAVLVAREGAATRSVPADRVLVATGRRARTAGFGLERLDLTMNGGFVAIDERCATSMLDVWAVGDLTGEPMLAHRAMAQGVAVAEQIAGHRRVFDAATIPAVCFTDPEIVTVGQSPDEARATGREIRTAQFPFQANGRALTLGAEEGFVRVTARSDNHLILGIAAVGAGVSELAAAFGLALEMGARLEDIAGTIHAHPTLGEAFHEASLRTLGEALHI; from the coding sequence ATGGCGGAGATCGCGGCCAGGGTGCTGGTGCTGGGCGGCGGGCCCGGCGGCTACGTCACGGCCATCCGCGCAGCCCAGCTCGGCCTCGACGTGGTGCTGGTCGAGCGCGGCGGACGCGACGGCGGGCTGGGCGGAACCTGCCTCAATGTCGGCTGCATCCCGTCGAAGGCGATCATCCACGCCGCCGATGCCTACGCGCGCGCGCTCGAGCATGCTGGCGATGCGCCGTTCGGCCTCCGGGTCGGCGCGCCGACGATGGAGTTCGCGCGCACCGTCGAGTGGAAGGACGGCATCGTCGGCCGCCTCACCGGCGGCGTCGGCGCCCTGCTGAAGCGGCACAAGGTCAAGATCGTGCAGGGCAACGGCGAGATGCTCGACGGCAAGACCTGCCGGGTCGAGACCGATACCGGCCCGCAGACCGTCCGCGCCGGGCACGTCGTGCTGGCGACCGGCTCGATGCCGGCCAGCCTGCCGGCGCTGCCGTTCGGCGGGCGCGTCATGTCGTCGACCGAGGCGCTGTCGCTTCAGGAGGTGCCCGGGCGCCTGGTCGTGATCGGCGCCGGCTATATCGGCCTCGAGCTCGGCACGGCGTTCGCCAAGCTCGGTTCGAAGGTCACGGTGATCGAGGCCGAGGAGCGTATCCTGCCGGCCTACGACGCCGAGCTCTCGCGCCCGGTGCTGCGCCGCCTGCAGGCGCTCGGCGTCGAGGTGCTGACGCAGGCGCGGGCCAGCGGCCTGTCGGATGCCGGCGACGCCGTGCTGGTCGCCCGGGAGGGTGCCGCGACGCGCAGTGTGCCGGCGGACCGCGTCCTCGTCGCCACCGGCCGGCGGGCGCGCACGGCGGGCTTCGGCCTCGAGCGGCTCGACCTCACGATGAACGGCGGATTCGTGGCGATCGACGAGCGTTGCGCCACGTCGATGCTCGATGTCTGGGCGGTCGGCGACCTCACCGGCGAGCCGATGCTGGCCCATCGGGCGATGGCGCAGGGGGTGGCGGTCGCCGAACAGATCGCCGGCCATCGCCGCGTGTTCGATGCTGCGACGATCCCGGCGGTGTGCTTCACCGATCCCGAGATCGTCACCGTCGGCCAGTCGCCCGACGAGGCGCGCGCGACCGGTCGCGAGATCCGCACCGCGCAGTTTCCCTTCCAGGCGAACGGCCGCGCCCTGACACTCGGCGCGGAGGAGGGGTTCGTGCGGGTCACCGCGCGTTCCGACAACCATCTCATCCTCGGCATCGCCGCCGTCGGCGCCGGCGTGTCCGAGCTCGCCGCGGCCTTCGGGCTGGCGCTCGAGATGGGCGCCCGGCTGGAAGACATCGCCGGCACCATCCATGCCCATCCGACCCTGGGCGAGGCGTTCCACGAGGCGAGCCTGCGCACGCTGGGCGAGGCGCTCCACATCTAA
- a CDS encoding 2-oxo acid dehydrogenase subunit E2 produces MGLRIVKLPDVGEGVAEAELVEWHVAVGQSVLEDQILAAVMTDKATVEIPSPVAGTVVALGAEVGGVLAVGAELVRLEVAGESSGEVAATPREAAAPAPKAEKPAAPAVPATPAATTRLPSTALPTTGAPIGPPRPAGEKPIASPAVRRRARDAGVDLRQVRGTGPAGRIGHDDLDAFLRGASAAVSSRARVANTAVETVKIVGLRRRIARKMAESKRRVAHFSYVEEVDVTALEELRARLNAANRPDRARLTLIPFLMQALVRAVADFPEMNALYDDEAETLERHAGVHIGIATQTPAGLMVPVVRHCEARGLWDCAAEVLRLAEAAREGKASRDELTGSTITITSLGPLGGIVTTPVVNRPEVAIIGVNRHAVRPVWQEGRFVPRTMMNLSSSFDHRVIDGYVAARFVQRLKALLESPATIFIEEA; encoded by the coding sequence ATGGGACTCCGCATCGTCAAGCTGCCCGATGTCGGCGAGGGCGTCGCCGAGGCCGAGCTGGTGGAATGGCACGTCGCGGTCGGGCAATCGGTGCTCGAGGACCAGATCCTCGCGGCGGTGATGACCGACAAGGCCACGGTCGAGATCCCGTCGCCGGTCGCCGGCACCGTCGTGGCGCTGGGCGCCGAGGTCGGCGGCGTGCTGGCGGTCGGCGCCGAGCTGGTGCGCCTGGAGGTCGCGGGCGAGAGCAGCGGCGAGGTCGCCGCGACGCCGCGCGAGGCGGCCGCGCCGGCGCCGAAGGCAGAGAAGCCGGCGGCGCCCGCGGTTCCGGCGACACCGGCAGCGACGACGCGCCTGCCCTCAACGGCCCTGCCCACGACGGGCGCACCGATCGGGCCGCCGCGGCCGGCGGGCGAGAAGCCGATCGCCTCGCCGGCGGTGCGGCGGCGGGCGCGCGATGCGGGCGTCGATCTGCGCCAGGTGCGCGGCACCGGCCCGGCCGGCCGCATCGGCCACGACGATCTCGACGCCTTCCTGCGCGGCGCGTCGGCGGCGGTGTCGTCGCGGGCGCGGGTGGCCAACACCGCGGTCGAGACGGTCAAGATCGTCGGCCTGCGCCGGCGCATCGCCCGGAAGATGGCCGAGTCCAAGCGGCGGGTCGCGCACTTCTCCTATGTCGAGGAGGTCGACGTCACCGCGCTCGAGGAGCTGCGCGCGCGTCTCAACGCGGCGAACCGGCCCGATCGCGCGCGGCTGACCCTGATCCCGTTCCTGATGCAGGCACTGGTCCGGGCGGTCGCGGATTTCCCCGAGATGAACGCGCTCTACGACGACGAGGCGGAGACGCTCGAGCGGCACGCCGGCGTCCATATCGGCATCGCCACCCAGACGCCCGCCGGCCTCATGGTCCCCGTCGTGCGGCACTGCGAGGCGCGCGGGCTGTGGGATTGCGCCGCCGAGGTGCTGCGCCTGGCCGAGGCCGCGCGCGAGGGCAAGGCGAGCCGCGACGAGCTCACGGGATCGACCATCACCATCACCAGCCTGGGGCCGCTCGGCGGCATCGTCACGACGCCCGTCGTCAACCGGCCCGAGGTCGCCATCATCGGCGTCAACCGCCACGCCGTCCGGCCGGTCTGGCAGGAAGGCCGGTTCGTGCCGCGCACCATGATGAACCTGTCGTCCTCGTTCGACCACCGCGTCATCGACGGCTACGTCGCGGCGCGCTTCGTGCAGCGCCTCAAGGCGTTGCTCGAGTCGCCGGCAACGATCTTCATCGAGGAGGCGTGA
- a CDS encoding alpha-ketoacid dehydrogenase subunit beta, producing MARKTMVEAIRDAMDVCMQRDDNVVVFGEDVGYFGGVFRCTQGLQQKYGESRCFDAPINESGIVGAAVGMAAYGLRPCIEIQFADYMYPAYDQIVSEAARLRYRSNGQFTAAMVVRMPTGGGIFGGQTHSQSPEALFTHVSGLKTVVPCNPYDAKGLLIAAIEDNDPVIFLEPKRLYNGPFDGQHDKPVTPWARHALGEVPDGHYTVPLGKAAIRRAGAAVTVLAYGTMVFVAETAAEQAGVDAEIVDLRSLVPYDLETIAASVAKTGRCVVVHEATLTSGFGAELSALVQENCFYHLEAPVMRVAGWDTPYPHAQEWDYFPGPARVARALKAVMEA from the coding sequence ATGGCGCGCAAGACCATGGTCGAGGCGATCCGCGACGCCATGGACGTCTGCATGCAGCGCGACGACAACGTCGTCGTGTTCGGCGAGGACGTCGGCTATTTCGGCGGCGTGTTCCGCTGCACCCAGGGGCTGCAGCAGAAATACGGCGAGAGCCGCTGCTTCGACGCGCCGATCAACGAATCGGGCATCGTCGGCGCGGCCGTCGGCATGGCGGCCTACGGTCTCAGGCCCTGCATCGAGATCCAGTTCGCCGACTACATGTATCCGGCCTACGACCAGATCGTGTCGGAGGCGGCGCGGCTGCGCTACCGCTCGAACGGCCAGTTCACCGCGGCCATGGTGGTGCGCATGCCGACCGGCGGCGGCATCTTCGGCGGCCAGACCCACAGCCAGAGCCCGGAGGCGCTGTTCACCCACGTCTCCGGCCTCAAGACCGTGGTGCCCTGCAATCCCTACGACGCCAAGGGCCTGCTGATCGCCGCCATCGAGGACAACGACCCGGTGATCTTCCTCGAGCCCAAGCGGCTCTACAACGGGCCGTTCGACGGCCAGCACGACAAGCCGGTCACGCCGTGGGCGCGCCATGCGCTGGGCGAGGTGCCGGACGGCCACTACACCGTGCCGCTCGGCAAGGCCGCGATCCGCCGCGCCGGCGCCGCCGTGACGGTGCTGGCCTACGGCACCATGGTGTTCGTCGCCGAGACGGCGGCCGAGCAGGCCGGCGTCGATGCCGAGATCGTCGATCTGCGCAGCCTGGTGCCGTACGACCTCGAGACGATCGCCGCCTCGGTCGCCAAGACCGGACGCTGCGTGGTGGTGCACGAGGCGACCCTGACCTCGGGCTTCGGCGCCGAGCTGAGCGCGCTGGTGCAGGAGAACTGCTTCTATCACCTGGAGGCGCCGGTGATGCGCGTCGCCGGCTGGGACACGCCCTATCCGCATGCGCAGGAATGGGACTACTTCCCCGGGCCGGCCCGGGTCGCGCGCGCCCTCAAAGCCGTCATGGAGGCCTGA
- a CDS encoding 3-methyl-2-oxobutanoate dehydrogenase (2-methylpropanoyl-transferring) subunit alpha translates to MSGPTPLSFHVPGPAVRPGGAPDFSDVPISRAGEVRRPEVDAAPEDIRDLAFSIIRVLNRDSEAVGPWAGLLSDAELLEGLRHMMTLRTFDARMQMAQRQGKTSFYMQHLGEEAVSCAFRKALAPGDMNFPTYRQAGLLIAGGYPMLDMMCQIYSNELDPLKGRQLPVLYSSREHGFFTVSGNLATQYIQAVGWAMASAMKGDTKIAAGWIGDGSTAESDFHAGLVFASTYKAPVVLNIVNNQWAISTFQGIARGGSGTFAARGLGFGIPALRVDGNDYLAVHAVARWAVGRARRNLGPTLIEHVTYRVGAHSTSDDPSVYRPKAESDAWPLGDPVLRLRNHLIRRGAWSEERHRQAEAEILSTVIAVQKEAEGHGTLHSGPHPSARDMFEGVYETMPPHLRRQRQQGGV, encoded by the coding sequence ATGTCCGGACCGACGCCTCTCAGCTTCCACGTCCCGGGCCCGGCGGTGCGGCCTGGCGGCGCGCCCGATTTCAGCGACGTGCCGATCTCGCGGGCGGGCGAGGTGCGGCGGCCGGAAGTCGACGCGGCGCCCGAGGATATCCGCGACCTCGCCTTCTCGATCATCCGCGTGCTCAACCGCGACAGCGAGGCGGTCGGGCCGTGGGCCGGGCTGCTGAGCGACGCCGAGCTGCTCGAGGGGCTGCGCCACATGATGACCCTGCGCACCTTCGACGCGCGCATGCAGATGGCCCAGCGCCAGGGCAAGACGTCGTTCTACATGCAGCATCTCGGCGAGGAGGCGGTGAGCTGCGCCTTCCGCAAGGCGCTCGCGCCCGGCGACATGAACTTCCCGACCTACCGCCAGGCCGGGCTGCTGATCGCCGGCGGCTATCCGATGCTCGACATGATGTGCCAGATCTATTCCAACGAGCTCGATCCGCTGAAGGGCCGCCAGCTGCCGGTGCTCTATTCGTCGCGCGAGCACGGCTTCTTCACCGTGTCGGGCAACCTCGCCACCCAGTACATCCAGGCGGTCGGCTGGGCGATGGCGTCAGCCATGAAGGGCGACACCAAGATCGCCGCCGGCTGGATCGGCGACGGCTCGACGGCGGAATCCGACTTCCACGCCGGCCTGGTCTTCGCCTCGACCTACAAGGCGCCTGTGGTGCTCAACATCGTCAACAACCAGTGGGCGATCTCGACCTTCCAGGGCATCGCGCGCGGCGGCTCGGGCACCTTCGCCGCGCGCGGCCTGGGCTTCGGCATCCCGGCGCTGCGCGTCGACGGCAACGACTATCTCGCCGTCCACGCCGTGGCGCGCTGGGCGGTCGGGCGGGCGCGGCGCAATCTCGGCCCGACCCTGATCGAGCACGTGACCTACCGGGTCGGCGCCCATTCGACCTCCGACGATCCCTCGGTCTACCGGCCCAAGGCGGAGTCCGACGCCTGGCCCCTCGGCGACCCGGTGCTGCGGCTCAGGAACCACCTGATCCGCCGCGGCGCCTGGTCGGAGGAGCGCCACCGGCAGGCCGAGGCCGAGATCCTGTCGACCGTCATCGCCGTGCAGAAGGAGGCGGAGGGCCACGGCACGCTGCACTCGGGGCCGCATCCCTCGGCGCGCGACATGTTCGAGGGCGTCTACGAGACGATGCCGCCGCACCTGCGGCGCCAGCGCCAGCAGGGCGGAGTCTGA